From the genome of Medicago truncatula cultivar Jemalong A17 chromosome 2, MtrunA17r5.0-ANR, whole genome shotgun sequence:
ATGTTATTGGCTTCAATGCAGTCTAAATTTTACCTTGGTGATGTTGGAAATGGTGCTGCGATGAAACTTGTTGTCAATATGATCATGGGCAGGTCTTTTAAAACTCgactcttgttttttttttattctgtttGACCTTGTATTGACGATTAAGTTGACTTTATTTCTGTCTCTCATTTCCTTTGGTTTATAGTATGATGGCATCCTTTTCGGAAGGTTTACTTTTGAGTGAAAAAGTTGGGCTAGATCCAAAAGTACTAGTGGAGGTATTCAGTTATTACTAGTTCGCAAAGTAAAACCTATGGTGCCTGGTGTTTGTTTCGGAGTCAGTGCTTCGTAGATCATTAGTACTGAAATAACCCTTCTAATATATGGGGCCCTTTACGAAATGGAAATTTTGCAGGTAATTTCACAAGGTGCCATTAATGCTCCAATGTACTCGATGAAAGGCCCATCCATGATACAGTCAAATTATCCAACTGCATTTCCCCTAAAACATCAGCAGAAGGCAAGTAAATGTATATTCTTGTTTGATAGTAACTCTCAAATACCAGTATTAGTTTTGCTCTCACACAGGATTAATGGTGACAGGATCTAAGACTTGCCCTGGGGTTAGCAGAGTCTGTTTCCCAACCTATTCCGATTGCAGCCGCTGCTAACGAATTATATAAAGTTGCAAAATCACACGGCTATAGTGATGAGGACTTTTCAGCTGTCATTGAAGCATTAAAATCCAAATTTCAGCACTCAGAAAACCAGTGAGGCTCTTATGAGACACAGTTTCAACTTCAAGTTGACTTGAAATCAAGTATAGACAGATTGTAAGACTAGTCAATTTAAATGCAATTCCCAAAATGTAGAATTTATACTTGCAACTCCCAGAATGTGTAGAATACACACAGAGAGAATGGAGACACGAGAGCGTGACATCTGCCTAATGAAAACTGATTTTTCTTGTTGGTATATGTAGACTTCTCTTTTCCTATCAGAGAGctttttcggagatggtcaagTCATTTGGTCTCACCTTCTGTATGAAATTATGAAGTCTGAAtacttaaaaattgaaaatttattgtACTATGTCAGAACATCAACACTCCCCGGTTACTTCTCATTACATATCCCAAAAGtatccaatattttttattttttattaaatttatggaTACACTGTGTGGTACTTGTCTTGTCAATACTTCCTGATACTCCAAGAATACTTCTTGATACTCAGACAGGCAatttttcttatggtctttgtTTTGAGTTTTTCTACACATGTTTTTGTTGATATCATAAATTAAAGGTAAAATATAGCTTGATATTGTCAGAAACTTCAGGTATTTTGTTAAGTAACTACTAGTATTTGTTTGTAAAATGCACTGGCCACGTTGCTAATAATAAGCAGAATCAACCAGGTTGCTAATGCACTGACACATTAAATACACTTCATATTTGCTTATAAACAAAATacacctcatttttttttaatacgtgaaaaaaattgtaaaatgagTTTATACTAAGAGGCGGAGATACATAGTTGTCGTCATGCGAAATTTGGTGTTAGCCTCAACTGATTAGTTGTTTGTTTGGTTGATTTGTTTTGCATAACTAATAAGATTATATTTTGGCCTTGCACTTCTGaagatgattttcttttttatgctgAGAAATAAACCATGTTCCTAGACTAATTCCAAGAAAATCTAGCATAGAAGATTTAACTGCTACCAAAGGTTGCATGAAAGTAAAGAAAATTCGATAAAGGAAAATGATAAAGATAAGTAAAGACctttttttttggattgattGAGCTTATTTAcaatgcctttttttttttttttttttaatattacaaTGAACTAAGAAATCTACATTAACCTTGTTTGCCATGTACTTGACCCTCTAACTCACATATTACATCATACAAAATCATCGCCAACACTAGTAATAATATAGATAACTACCTCATCAGCAAGGTGACAACCCAAAATTGCTTGGTCAACTAAGTTAACTAGCTTCCATATGAACCTACCATGTCCTCCATGACCCCATTCTCAAGGGTCTGAACCTTCATGCATGTACCAAACTTAGACAGATAATATCCTCTGCACAGTGCCCATGCGACTAAGTTGAGAGCGAAAGTCCAATGTTGCGGCTAACCGTAGGCCCCTGTCGGTCGGTCTACCTATTCTCACCCCTAGATAAGGATAAATTGTATAagttacaatttattttattttttaaaaaatagtgaCAATATTTTATCGTAGTAGCAACCAACATATATCAGTACGATCAATGTGCTTAAAAATGATATCTAGAAAAAGAGAAATAGTGATTTTATTATACCTTACAACAAATCACAAGAACAATATATCTTTCAAGCCCTGTGTTGCACTCTTCCAAATTCCAGTTTGAAAGGGTGGAAAGAATTTCTTGCATGGTTGTTTTGGACCCagtttttctttcttatcaTTGCACTGAGCTGACCTTTCATTTGCTATAGATTGCAATGTCATTTCCAACTCTAATTCCATTTGTTtaatgaaatcaaaatattcTGTATCATATATTGGACAGACTCCACACCCTCTTATCATATTATTCTCCCTCTTTTTCCAAGTATTTCCACTTTGAGCAAAGAACTCAAATGAAACCTTTGGAATATAACTGGCCATGAGTTCATCCATGTTTTCCTTTTCAGGTTTACTGTTTTGCAGGCAACACAATTCATCATACCACATAAAAATATGGTCAGAAAAAAACTCAGAGGAATGTATGCTAGTCCATGTATCCATGCTTCCAAGGGAGACCTTTTCGCCATTACCAGTTTCCAAGTAACAATCACATCCAATGAAATTTTTATCGTCTGATGGTAGCTGACCAGCAACGACGCAGAAGATGAAACCAACAAACTTAGATTTTGGAGCAGAAGAGAAATCAACAGTCACTGAAGCCTCTGTTGTTCTGTACATCAACCACTCTGGAACTTTACTTCCTGGGTAGATCACATCAACTGGACCATCAAGAAATTTGCTTCCTAATGTTGAGAGATGATTATATGCCAATTTCTTCATGTTTACTTGAGCATTTACTTCAATAGCCCTGAGTGAAAGTTCATCCAAGTTAACACAGTTCTGGAATTGTGTGTGTAACTTATATGCTTGTAGTTGTAGTAGATCAGAAGCATTCCAATTGAACATTACAGTCTCTAAAGACGAACAATCAGTAGCATATAACTCTTTTAGTGATGGCGGAAGCTCTGGCATATTTTGAAGCCTCCTGCAGCCCTTTACGTCAAGCTTTTCCAGCTTAGAAAGATGCTTGATGCTTGCAGGAAATCTCTCAATATCAGTTTCTTTTAGTAACAACTCCCGCAACGATGATAGCAAGCTGATGTTGTCTGGAATTTCGGATAAGTTACGACATTCTTCCAGCTTTAATGTTTCTAAAGAAGCTAAACCGCTAAGTAGGATATGAAGATTTGACGCATCAAGTTGTGTGCATCCATGAACATAAAGAGCTCGAAGTGATCTCAGGTCGATAACTTCGTTTGGAAGCTTGTTTAGGCTCTTGCAGAAATCAAGAGTCAATGTTTCGAGATTTTTGAGACTACCAATTGATGAGGGCAATTCATTGATAGCTGTTGAAGATAAAGCTAAGTCTTTCATATTATCAGATGTCACTGAAAAATCTTCGAGTCTTGAGCAACCACTGAGGAAGAGATCGCGAAGGGATCGTAAATGGGTATCACTTCGAAGACTGGTAAGCGCTTTGCAGTAAAATAGGTTCAGTCGCACAAGCTTGTTGAGACGTAAAATTGAAGGATGAACATTAAGCAAACTTTTGCAACCAAAGAGTTCTATTTCTTCAAGATTTGAGGCCTTTGAAAAATCAGGGAGGTCTAGCAGATATTTGGAATAACTGAGgtcaattttctttaaatgCTGAATATTCTGTGACAGATAAAAGAGAGACATCACATGAGTAAAAATCCTGTAAATACAGAATCACATGTTTCTGGAATTTTAATTACAACAAAAACTATATCTTATAcatggtgtgtgtgtgtgtatatatatatatatatatatatatatcaataccTGGATCCCATCCCAAAGTTTTTCCACTCGGCTCCAAGTCAATTTTAGCTCAACAAGATTTTCTGCACAAAAAGACTGAGGCAAGGATTTCAAAGGGTAACTAACCCATTGAAAAAGCAGTAGGTCATTTGGTAAAGATTCAAGACCCTGAGGAAGATACAGGATTTTCTCATCGCCATAATGTTGGgtaaatttaagaaattttaactGCTGCATCCTACCAAAGACTTGAGGACTTAAGTGCAGCTCATCAAATTTTGAGACGTTCAGAGTTATGCTTTTAATGGCTTTAGTTCCCTGGAAAGATAACAAGATAAAGTAATATAGAATGTGAAATATTGTTCAAGACAAGAATTCTTGCACAGAagagatataattttttaaatgattgatTTGTAAGATATATTTGAGAACAATTATTAGTCTTTACTTACCGTGTTATTTGTCAATACTTGATGAACATCATTAGGATCCCATAACCTGCTGCGTTTCCCAGGGTCTTCAACACATTCTTCTCGAACAATCTCCCAACCCATTTCTTGTATCAAATCATGCATGGATACAATTGATCTTCCAGAGCCCTTGGCTTCAATTATAAGGGCTTTATCTTTAAGGACTCTTAATCCGATAATTGTTGAGAAACCACAGGCATCAAGCAGAGCTATTATCTGTTGCACTTCATATCCCTTCAAAAGACATGCAATATACAAAAATATGTTCTTCTCTTCTCGATCAAGTCTATCATAACTCAATCTCAATACATTCTGAATTTTTGCATGAGGCATTTTCTTCAGTTTCTGCAATTGACTCTCCCATTCTATTTTGCTTTTACCATAAAGAAAAGAACCTAAAACTTTCAAAGCTAATGGATTTCCATTAGCATAATGAATAACCCTTCTTGATAGCTCAATCCACTCCATGTCAAGACAGCCATGTTCAAAGGCATTCATGATGAAAAGTTTAATAGCATCATCAGACTGCAATGCCTTGGCCTCATATGTACAATTGACTCTTTTACCGAGCACTTGCTTATCTCTGGTTGTTACGATGATTCTACTACCAGATCCAAACCAATCAAGTCCTCCAACTAAATTCTCTAAGTGCTCTAAATCATTGATATCATCCAGAACAAGAAGAACCTTTTTACGAGCCAACCTTCTCTTAACATAAGGGGGAACTCCAATAGGTGTACCAATATGTAGATCATTTTCCTTTAGCAATATAGAAAGAATTTTATTCTTCAGATAAATCATTCCATGCTTCTCTGATTCTTCTGTTATGTTTGCCATAAAGCAACTTCCTTCATATTCAAAACAAAGACGGTTATACACTGCAGCTGCGAGAGTTGTCTTCCCAATACCGCCCATGCCCCAAATGCCAATGACAAGAACATCTGCAGTTGAATCTAAGCATAACAATGACTCCAAATCTGCAATCCTTTCTTCAATTCCAACAAGATCTGTTAACTCACTTTGGTACATCAGATTCAACTTGGATGACAAACATTTGACAATTTCTTCTATAAGCTCAACTTCATCCCTATATGACAAGAAAAAAGATAATGTTTATCATGTTTAATGCCGTTATTAGTAATTTTAACAGCTGGCCGTACAACACAGGTAACTTTATTTCATCATACATAAAAAGGACAAACTTTAGTTGGAAACCATCATGCCCATATTCGGTTTTATCACTTGAATATGcattaaatttcaaaatgattTAGAAACTAAATTTTGTATGTAATTCTATTCGAAAGTGATAtattatgtgttttaaatataaagtaACATATAACTTAAACTATAGTGCTGTAAATATAactattttgtaacaaaagCATAAATCACCAGAAAGTCAAGCGCGTGAGAATCAAAGAACTTGAAATtgcaaatacataaatta
Proteins encoded in this window:
- the LOC11436343 gene encoding disease resistance-like protein DSC1 isoform X3; translated protein: MYQSELTDLVGIEERIADLESLLCLDSTADVLVIGIWGMGGIGKTTLAAAVYNRLCFEYEGSCFMANITEESEKHGMIYLKNKILSILLKENDLHIGTPIGVPPYVKRRLARKKVLLVLDDINDLEHLENLVGGLDWFGSGSRIIVTTRDKQVLGKRVNCTYEAKALQSDDAIKLFIMNAFEHGCLDMEWIELSRRVIHYANGNPLALKVLGSFLYGKSKIEWESQLQKLKKMPHAKIQNVLRLSYDRLDREEKNIFLYIACLLKGYEVQQIIALLDACGFSTIIGLRVLKDKALIIEAKGSGRSIVSMHDLIQEMGWEIVREECVEDPGKRSRLWDPNDVHQVLTNNTGTKAIKSITLNVSKFDELHLSPQVFGRMQQLKFLKFTQHYGDEKILYLPQGLESLPNDLLLFQWVSYPLKSLPQSFCAENLVELKLTWSRVEKLWDGIQNIQHLKKIDLSYSKYLLDLPDFSKASNLEEIELFGCKSLLNVHPSILRLNKLVRLNLFYCKALTSLRSDTHLRSLRDLFLSGCSRLEDFSVTSDNMKDLALSSTAINELPSSIGSLKNLETLTLDFCKSLNKLPNEVIDLRSLRALYVHGCTQLDASNLHILLSGLASLETLKLEECRNLSEIPDNISLLSSLRELLLKETDIERFPASIKHLSKLEKLDVKGCRRLQNMPELPPSLKELYATDCSSLETVMFNWNASDLLQLQAYKLHTQFQNCVNLDELSLRAIEVNAQVNMKKLAYNHLSTLGSKFLDGPVDVIYPGSKVPEWLMYRTTEASVTVDFSSAPKSKFVGFIFCVVAGQLPSDDKNFIGCDCYLETGNGEKVSLGSMDTWTSIHSSEFFSDHIFMWYDELCCLQNSKPEKENMDELMASYIPKVSFEFFAQSGNTWKKRENNMIRGCGVCPIYDTEYFDFIKQMELELEMTLQSIANERSAQCNDKKEKLGPKQPCKKFFPPFQTGIWKSATQGLKDILFL
- the LOC11436343 gene encoding disease resistance-like protein DSC1 isoform X1, whose amino-acid sequence is MASSSSSHVPPVKYDVFISFRGTDIRHGFLSHLRKELRQKQVDAYVDDRLEGGDEISKALVKAIEGSLMSLIIFSKDYASSKWCLEELVKIVECMARNKQVVIPVFYNVNPTDVRHQKGTYGDSLAKHEKNKGSLAKVRNWGSALTIAANLSGFHSSKYGDEVELIEEIVKCLSSKLNLMYQSELTDLVGIEERIADLESLLCLDSTADVLVIGIWGMGGIGKTTLAAAVYNRLCFEYEGSCFMANITEESEKHGMIYLKNKILSILLKENDLHIGTPIGVPPYVKRRLARKKVLLVLDDINDLEHLENLVGGLDWFGSGSRIIVTTRDKQVLGKRVNCTYEAKALQSDDAIKLFIMNAFEHGCLDMEWIELSRRVIHYANGNPLALKVLGSFLYGKSKIEWESQLQKLKKMPHAKIQNVLRLSYDRLDREEKNIFLYIACLLKGYEVQQIIALLDACGFSTIIGLRVLKDKALIIEAKGSGRSIVSMHDLIQEMGWEIVREECVEDPGKRSRLWDPNDVHQVLTNNTGTKAIKSITLNVSKFDELHLSPQVFGRMQQLKFLKFTQHYGDEKILYLPQGLESLPNDLLLFQWVSYPLKSLPQSFCAENLVELKLTWSRVEKLWDGIQNIQHLKKIDLSYSKYLLDLPDFSKASNLEEIELFGCKSLLNVHPSILRLNKLVRLNLFYCKALTSLRSDTHLRSLRDLFLSGCSRLEDFSVTSDNMKDLALSSTAINELPSSIGSLKNLETLTLDFCKSLNKLPNEVIDLRSLRALYVHGCTQLDASNLHILLSGLASLETLKLEECRNLSEIPDNISLLSSLRELLLKETDIERFPASIKHLSKLEKLDVKGCRRLQNMPELPPSLKELYATDCSSLETVMFNWNASDLLQLQAYKLHTQFQNCVNLDELSLRAIEVNAQVNMKKLAYNHLSTLGSKFLDGPVDVIYPGSKVPEWLMYRTTEASVTVDFSSAPKSKFVGFIFCVVAGQLPSDDKNFIGCDCYLETGNGEKVSLGSMDTWTSIHSSEFFSDHIFMWYDELCCLQNSKPEKENMDELMASYIPKVSFEFFAQSGNTWKKRENNMIRGCGVCPIYDTEYFDFIKQMELELEMTLQSIANERSAQCNDKKEKLGPKQPCKKFFPPFQTGIWKSATQGLKDILFL
- the LOC11436343 gene encoding disease resistance-like protein DSC1 isoform X2 is translated as MSLIIFSKDYASSKWCLEELVKIVECMARNKQVVIPVFYNVNPTDVRHQKGTYGDSLAKHEKNKGSLAKVRNWGSALTIAANLSGFHSSKYGDEVELIEEIVKCLSSKLNLMYQSELTDLVGIEERIADLESLLCLDSTADVLVIGIWGMGGIGKTTLAAAVYNRLCFEYEGSCFMANITEESEKHGMIYLKNKILSILLKENDLHIGTPIGVPPYVKRRLARKKVLLVLDDINDLEHLENLVGGLDWFGSGSRIIVTTRDKQVLGKRVNCTYEAKALQSDDAIKLFIMNAFEHGCLDMEWIELSRRVIHYANGNPLALKVLGSFLYGKSKIEWESQLQKLKKMPHAKIQNVLRLSYDRLDREEKNIFLYIACLLKGYEVQQIIALLDACGFSTIIGLRVLKDKALIIEAKGSGRSIVSMHDLIQEMGWEIVREECVEDPGKRSRLWDPNDVHQVLTNNTGTKAIKSITLNVSKFDELHLSPQVFGRMQQLKFLKFTQHYGDEKILYLPQGLESLPNDLLLFQWVSYPLKSLPQSFCAENLVELKLTWSRVEKLWDGIQNIQHLKKIDLSYSKYLLDLPDFSKASNLEEIELFGCKSLLNVHPSILRLNKLVRLNLFYCKALTSLRSDTHLRSLRDLFLSGCSRLEDFSVTSDNMKDLALSSTAINELPSSIGSLKNLETLTLDFCKSLNKLPNEVIDLRSLRALYVHGCTQLDASNLHILLSGLASLETLKLEECRNLSEIPDNISLLSSLRELLLKETDIERFPASIKHLSKLEKLDVKGCRRLQNMPELPPSLKELYATDCSSLETVMFNWNASDLLQLQAYKLHTQFQNCVNLDELSLRAIEVNAQVNMKKLAYNHLSTLGSKFLDGPVDVIYPGSKVPEWLMYRTTEASVTVDFSSAPKSKFVGFIFCVVAGQLPSDDKNFIGCDCYLETGNGEKVSLGSMDTWTSIHSSEFFSDHIFMWYDELCCLQNSKPEKENMDELMASYIPKVSFEFFAQSGNTWKKRENNMIRGCGVCPIYDTEYFDFIKQMELELEMTLQSIANERSAQCNDKKEKLGPKQPCKKFFPPFQTGIWKSATQGLKDILFL